Proteins co-encoded in one Bacillus sp. FSL H8-0547 genomic window:
- a CDS encoding MaoC family dehydratase N-terminal domain-containing protein codes for MYKHLIGSASDKVKNTVESGAIRRFALAIGDENPLYTDTDAGEKSAFRRNIAPVTFPVTLNYGTIEDLNLPSKGLIHGEQAFHYERPLYAGETILCSSKLSNCKERSGNGGSMVILTIERTGETEKGEVIFTMTQSVIMTEAARKGMTL; via the coding sequence ATGTATAAACACTTAATTGGAAGCGCTTCCGATAAAGTGAAAAACACAGTCGAATCTGGAGCCATACGCAGATTTGCCCTGGCAATCGGCGATGAGAATCCGCTTTATACTGACACTGATGCAGGTGAAAAGTCAGCTTTCAGACGGAATATCGCACCGGTAACTTTTCCCGTCACTCTTAACTACGGCACAATCGAAGACCTGAACTTGCCTTCAAAAGGTTTGATCCACGGTGAACAGGCCTTTCACTACGAGCGCCCTCTTTATGCCGGTGAAACAATCCTGTGTTCTTCCAAACTATCAAACTGCAAAGAACGGTCTGGCAATGGAGGAAGCATGGTCATCCTTACAATTGAAAGAACGGGAGAAACGGAAAAAGGAGAAGTCATCTTCACAATGACGCAGTCTGTCATAATGACGGAAGCCGCCAGAAAGGGGATGACCTTATGA
- a CDS encoding MaoC/PaaZ C-terminal domain-containing protein: MKIAELRPGAKIGSITLPPVDRLTLIKYAGASCDYNPIHTIDEEAEKAGLPGIIAHGMLTMGSLGKLFSPYLGEWFMEDYSVRFKGMVFLGDVLTLEAAAEEMNGDTASFLVSARNQNGEEVVSGKVRMKKMVDY; this comes from the coding sequence ATGAAAATAGCTGAACTCCGGCCGGGCGCAAAAATAGGAAGCATCACACTTCCTCCCGTCGACAGACTCACTCTCATAAAATATGCCGGCGCATCCTGCGACTACAATCCCATCCACACCATTGACGAAGAAGCAGAAAAAGCAGGACTCCCGGGGATTATAGCCCACGGCATGTTGACAATGGGCAGCCTCGGGAAGCTGTTCTCGCCATACCTTGGAGAATGGTTTATGGAGGATTATTCGGTCCGCTTTAAGGGGATGGTGTTTTTGGGGGATGTGCTTACGTTGGAAGCAGCTGCAGAAGAAATGAATGGAGATACTGCTTCATTTTTAGTAAGTGCGAGGAATCAGAACGGGGAGGAGGTTGTGAGCGGGAAGGTGAGGATGAAAAAAATGGTAGACTAT